From the Lampris incognitus isolate fLamInc1 chromosome 10, fLamInc1.hap2, whole genome shotgun sequence genome, one window contains:
- the tcap gene encoding telethonin, translating to MMPVCTMLEKRNGVVVGAELACSVREENKAQRESYSADWHSIRLKTRPQDRQTMNMNDSSRRETLSRQWQARSLVQTCPSGVFRVGTLERGVREHQLLPKRNTLPLPIFTPAELGIRLGRGAAHTEEDLRPFPVPDGSCPDRKTVDEITKDLPPIKPTRMEFAKAPKALGRSMSQEAQRG from the exons ATGATGCCGGTGTGTACCATGCTGGAGAAGCGTAACGGGGTGGTGGTGGGAGCCGAGCTGGCCTGCAGTGTGCGGGAGGAGAACAAGGCTCAGAGGGAGAGCTACAGCGCCGACTGGCACAGCATCCGCCTGAAGACCAGGCCACAGGACAG GCAGACAATGAACATGAACGACAGCTCTCGCAGGGAGACTCTGTCCCGACAGTGGCAAGCTCGCTCCTTGGTACAGACCTGCCCCTCCGGCGTCTTCAGGGTGGGCACCTTGGAGAGGGGGGTCAGAGAGCACCAGCTACTGCCCAAGAGGAACACCCTCCCCCTGCCCATCTTTACTCCGGCAGAGCTGGGCATCAGGCTTGGCCGTGGGGCTGCACACACCGAGGAGGACCTCAGGCCTTTCCCCGTCCCCGACGGGTCCTGTCCCGACAGAAAGACCGTGGACGAGATCACCAAGGACCTGCCCCCCATCAAACCCACCCGCATGGAATTCGCCAAAGCACCCAAAGCACTCGGCCGCTCCATGTCACAAGAAGCCCAGAGAGGATGA